A single Eleginops maclovinus isolate JMC-PN-2008 ecotype Puerto Natales chromosome 5, JC_Emac_rtc_rv5, whole genome shotgun sequence DNA region contains:
- the ncapg gene encoding condensin complex subunit 3 translates to MTADSEMEIKEAFQRAQKGHNNKTKLVASLNSRYNKLEDKTLFHEEFVHYLKYAMIVYKREPTVENIMEFVARFATSFLSPPKTEEEEQQEEEEDDEEDDHPFLSFIFNFLLESHKASSHAVRFRVCQLINKLLGSMAENAQIDDDLFDRIHQAMLVRVTDKFPNVRIQAALAMTRLQQPKDSDCPTINAYMLILENDTNAEVRRAVLSCIAMSPRTLPKVLKRTRDIKENVRKLAYQVLAEKVHIKALTIAQRVTLLQQGLRDTSETVREMVCSRLLPAWLLRMEGNVMELLHKLDVENCADTALETLKAIFKGTLAEELQQNRAQLDNRKLIPVDSLSCENVLYWRALCEFIKAQGEDGDEMLEQVLPDAATYADFLYGYLKAVPLLTEEQRADFNQLELVMTKEFISQQLIHLIGCLDTNEEGGRKRVLAVLQELLALSQTPSSLVSLLTEKLLTLIPDDHRRIQTVAEIISDVREPIMEASAPVPENLSRRQQVQLAEVKVSIMEAKQTLEDSIAAQDFSRASELKDSITELENRRNQILQEIQESSQPADKEIRTEKSDPETLLRCLTMCAELLKQMSIKTRIGPTISALMSSLVLPSIANAHPAVRNMAVVCLGTCTLHSKELAKNHMVLLLQIAQLDEVKIRISAQRAIIDLLLVFGFQLLSETAANQTALNSQSPDRREEDASATEEKGDAPEDTAQSILSMLSEFLDSEVSDLRTEVAEGLAKLMYTGRISSAKMFSRLVLLWYNPVTEDDTRLRHCLGVFFQLYARESRVHQEVVEEGFLPTVRTLMNAPATSPLAEVDVNNVVELLVELTRPSALIKPSANTEEVCVHDYLAVRICGEMLKDPTAPEVRLYAKTLSNLELSGDETVKKDLQTLLQQLVQEVKDRISLRGLEKMICQLVDSKEQAELLSASALQPLDVNADEAAADDPSKSAKRAKRGNAGQRKVCAARSGRKPSRRAESSEESDGENVPESVPQVRHSRRAKTAALEKTKLDLNTLINQEANVS, encoded by the exons ATGACTGCAGACAGTGAAATGGAGATAAAAGAGGCGTTTCAACGCGCTCAGAAGGGCCACAACAACAAGACGAAGCTGGTGGCAAGCCTGAACAGCCGCTACAACAAG CTCGAGGACAAGACCCTGTTCCATGAGGAGTTTGTCCACTACCTGAAATACGCCATGATCGTCTACAAGCGGGAGCCTACAGTTGAAAACATCATGGAGTTTGTCGCACGGTTTGCCACAAGCTTCCTGTCTCCACCAaaaactgaggaggaggagcagcaggaagaggaagaagatgatgaagaggatgatcATCCATTTCTCAGTTTCATCTTCAATTTCCTGTTGGAG TCTCATAAAGCCAGCAGCCATGCGGTGCGTTTCCGTGTGTGTCAGCTGATCAACAAGTTGCTGGGCAGTATGGCGGAGAATGCCCAGATAGACGACGACCTCTTTGATCGCATCCATCAAGCCATGCTGGTCCGAGTCACTGACAAGTTCCCCAACGTGAGGATTCAGGCTGCTCTGGCCATGACGCGTCTACAGCAGCCCAAGGACTCAGACTGTCCAACTATcaatg CATATATGCTGATACTGGAAAACGATACCAATGCAGAAGTACGTCGAGCTGTTCTTTCCTGCATTGCGATGTCCCCTCGCACCCTCCCCAAAGTACTCAAACGCACCCGGGACATCAAAGAGAATGTCCGCAAGCTGGCCTACCAG gTTCTGGCTGAGAAAGTTCACATTAAAGCTTTGACCATCGCACAGAGAGTTACTCTACTGCAGCAGGGTCTCCGTGACACCTCAG AAACGGTGAGGGAGATGGTTTGCTCTCGCTTACTGCCGGCCTGGTTGCTCCGGATGGAAGGAAACGTCATGGAGCTGCTCCACAAGCTGGATGTGGAGAACTGTGCCGACACTGCTCTGGAAACACTGAAGGCCATCTTCAAAGGCACACTGGCTGAAGAACTGCAGCAGAACAGAGCGCAGCTCGACAACAG GAAGCTGATCCCTGTGGACTCTCTGTCCTGTGAGAATGTGCTTTACTGGAGAGCTCTGTGCGAGTTCATCAAGGCTCAAGGAGAAGATGGGGATGAGATGCTAGAGCAAGTGTTACCAGATGCTGCCACTTATGCTGACTTCCTCTACGG TTATCTGAAGGCGGTGCCTTTGCTGACGGAGGAACAGAGGGCCGACTTCAACCAACTGGAGCTCGTCATGACCAAGGAGTTCATCTCCCAGCAGCTCATCCATCTCATTGGCTGTCTGGACACCAATGAGGAGGGCGGCAG GAAGCGTGTGTTGGCTGTCCTGCAGGAGTTGTTGGCTCTTTCTCAGACTCCCTCCTCCCTGGTCTCCCTTCTCACTGAGAAACTCCTCACCCTCATACCTGATGACCACAGGCGCATACAGACT GTGGCAGAAATCATCTCCGATGTGAGGGAGCCGATCATGGAGGCCAGCGCGCCGGTGCCGGAGAACTTGAGCCGCCGGCAACAGGTCCAG ctAGCAGAGGTGAAGGTGAGCATCATGGAGGCCAAACAAACTCTGGAGGACTCTATAGCCGCCCAGGACTTCAGCCGCGCCTCAGAGCTGAAAGACTCCATCACAGAGCTGGAGAACCGCAGGAACCAGATCCTCCAGGAAATCCAGGAGAGCAGCCAGCCGGCCGACAAAGAGATCCGCACTGAGAAG AGTGATCCGGAGACTCTTTTGAGGTGTCTGACAATGTGTGCAGAGCTGCTGAAGCAGATGAGCATCAAGACCAGAATTGGTCCAACCATAAGCGCCTTAATGTCCTCCCTG GTTCTGCCAAGTATAGCAAACGCTCACCCTGCAGTCCGTAACATGGCTGTGGTGTGTCTGGGAACATGCACTCTGCACAGCAAGGAGCTGGCCAAAAACCACATGGTCCTCCTTCTGCAG atTGCTCAGCTGGATGAGGTGAAAATCCGTATCAGCGCTCAGCGTGCGATCATCGACCTGCTGCTGGTGTTTGGCTTCCAGCTGCTCTCTGAAACGGCTGCCAACCAGACGGCCCTAAACTCCCAGTCCCCGGACCGACGGGAAGAGGACGCATCAGCGACGGAGGAGAAGGGAGATGCTCCAGAGGACACGGCACAGAGTATCCTCTCTATGCTCTCAGAGTTCCTGGACAGTGAG GTGTCTGACCTGCGTACTGAGGTGGCGGAGGGTCTCGCCAAACTCATGTACACCGGCCGCATATCCAGTGCCAAGATGTTCTCCCGTCTGGTGCTGCTCTGGTACAATCCCGTCACCGAGGACGACACCCGTCTGCGGCACTGCCTGGGTGTCTTCTTCCAGCTCTACGCCCGCGAGAGCAG GGTCCACCAGGAGGTCGTGGAGGAGGGTTTCCTGCCGACCGTCCGGACTCTGATGAATGCTCCCGCCACTTCTCCGCTGGCTGAGGTGGACGTTAACAATGTGGTCGAGCTGCTCGTCGAGCTCACCCGTCCCAGCGCACTTATTAAGCCCTCTGCCAACACAGAG GAGGTGTGTGTCCATGACTACTTGGCTGTGCGTATTTGTGGGGAGATGTTGAAGGATCCCACGGCCCCTGAAGTGCGTCTCTATGCCAAGACTCTAAGCAACCTGGAGCTCAGCGGAGATGAGACCGTCAAGAAAGACCTGCAGACGCTGCTGCAGCAGCTCGTCCAG GAGGTGAAGGACCGTATCTCTCTCCGTGGTCTGGAGAAAATGATCTGTCAGCTAGTGGACTCTAAAGAACAGGCAGAGCTCCTCAGTGCCAGCGCGTTGCAACCATTAGATGTCAACGCAGACG AGGCCGCAGCAGACGATCCATCTAAATCTGCCAAGAGAGCCAAAAGAGGGAATGCAG GTCAGAGGAAAGTCTGCGCAGCCAGATCGGGCAGGAAGCCGAGCAGGAGGGCAGAGTCATCAGAGGAGAG TGATGGAGAAAATGTTCCAGAGTCAGTTCCTCAAGTGCGACACTCACGGAGGGCAAAGACTGCAGCTCTGGAGAAAACAAAGCTGGACCTAAACACGCTCATCAATCAGGAGGCCAATGTGTCGTAG
- the LOC134864162 gene encoding uncharacterized protein LOC134864162: MTSINKFKDRAGPEQRKLQQGDCNSFEGQTLTGVDHSSGQIEKVVEALVGSLARRFSDMGGEVLKATKIADMQSWPQEHEDDFGDDFIGVIIDHYREHFDNVGVDVSAIEAEWTSLKQALYENQGNKIHSMSWPSVFELYKSTFPNILHVIDLVLSLPAATSECERGFSQMKITKSQYRNRLKATTMTMLMTIQLHSEPTKDFDPSSAIHQWNQNHNRRPNFMEGRKKGRMAALEGAKQVQEEIDGVDGVDGAQMVAEAAGGAVVEAETKEINSDDSDWFTDMEDNVDSDDGEMEDRGLVGEDEE; this comes from the exons ATGACCAGCATCAACAAATTCAAGGACCG GGCAGGACCTGAGCAGCGGAAACTCCAGCAGGGAGACTGTAACTCCTTTGAAGGTCAGACCCTAACAGGGGTAGACCACTCTTCAGGCCAGATTGAGAAGGTCGTTGAGGCATTGGTTGGTTCACTAGCCCGGAGATTCAGTGACATGGGAGGTGAAGTCCTCAAAGCTACAAAAATAGCGGACATGCAGTCATGGCCTCAGGAGCATGAAGATGATTTTGGGGATGACTTCATTGGAGTGATTATCGACCACTACAGGGAGCACTTCGACAATGTTGGAGTAGATGTAAGTGCAATCGAAGCAGAGTGGACCTCCCTCAAACAAGCATTGTACGAAAACCAGGGGAACAAGATTCACTCCATGTCCTGGCCATCTGTGTTTGAGCTTTACAAGAGCACGTTTCCAAATATCCTGCATGTAATTGATCTGGTCTTATCACTCCCTGCCGCCACctctgagtgtgagagaggattCTCTCAAATGAAGATTACCAAGTCCCAGTACAGGAATAGACTGAAGGCTACCACCATGACAATGCTCATGACAATTCAGCTGCACTCAGAACCTACAAAGGATTTTGATCCATCATCTGCCATTCACCAGTGGAATCAAAACCACAATCGCAGACCCAACTTcatggagggaagaaagaaaggcagaatggCAGCTTTGGAGGGAGCCAAACAAGTGCAGGAAGAGATTGATGGAGTTGACGGAGTGGATGGTGCTCAAATGGTTGCTGAAGCTGCTGGGGGTGCAGTAGTTGAAGCTGAAACCAAGGAGATAAACTCTGATGACTCAGACTGGTTTACAGACATGGAGGATAATGTAGATTCTGACGATGGTGAGATGGAAGATAGAGGTCTTGTTGGTGAGGATGAGGAATGA